One Pomacea canaliculata isolate SZHN2017 linkage group LG1, ASM307304v1, whole genome shotgun sequence genomic window, AATCGCTCCAAGCCCAAAGGCCAAATCGATCACCAATAACACAAGTAACctttaacatcaaatattatcGAAAGAACCATAAGTTATTCAAACACTATGCATATGCAAGCTCACGTACCTGTTTTAAACAGATCCCTGCAAATAAGCTCAATCACCATTTACTAAACTCTGCAGTTGAAAATATgctttataaatacatattgAAATTAGTAACTACTTAAATGGTTTCGGTACACTACTATAGTTGGATGTGGCTCAAGCTAAATGAATACCCAGTGACACATCTGCATATTATGATGTGGATTTATACAGTAATCTCTCAGCTGTACAGTAGACAGGAtatgccaaaaaaaaagggggggcaAAGTACAAATTCAAAATGgggatgaaatttttttaataaaaagcacatcttcaaacaaatcaaagacaaaggcaacaaaaaaataattttctcatggctgtgtttgaaataaatggctGCTAGTGTTCAACCATTTGATGTTCTATATTAGTAATATTTGATATTACTAGCTACTTATGTCCTTGATGTTTGGTTTGTCCTTTTGGCCTCAGACCATTCAGCTTTCTGTGTTGGTACACTGTGGTGTTATTTGGGACCAAAGGAACATAGCTGGGATAATTTGACTTAAAGTGTGTAGCAAAATGACCAGTGACCATAACAAATATTAGTAGTTAATGCTAAAACCGAGGACAAATTACCCTGGTGAAAGTCTTTGCTGTTGACTTTTACATTGTCTTTTTATCAAGTATATATTGATACATCTTTTTTATGTGATgtgttaaaattttcttttttaatttgtcatctCATTACTGTCACAGATTTGCAGAATGTGAACATCACACTCAGGATCCTCTTCCGCCCACAGGTGCCAGTGCTGCCTAAGATCTATACTAACTTGGGCATTGACTATGATGAGAGAGTATTGCCCTCAATCACTAATGAAGTTCTCAAGGCAGTTGTGGTAAGACTCAGTTTACCAcatttgatttttgtgtaatatttgaTTGGTGAACCAGCAGTGAAATGCAAATTTAGCCTATTTATATTATAATGCAACTtttggggtggttttttttttaagagaaaagaatACCAAATCTTAGTGACGTGCAGCATAAAAAACTCTGGGGAAATGTTTGATAGCTAAGTATACAGTCAGAAGTAAGACTCTTAAGGCCTGCATGAGTAAAGCTAAAATGTTTATCTGCTATAATTAAAGTGCCTGCTGACtaaattgtgttttaaatttgtCACAAGGAAGAGCTATGGCAATGTATTATGAAAGTAACTTGTATTATCTGCTTCAGGCTCAATTTGATGCGAGTGAACTcatcacacagagagagatggTATCCCAGAAAGTTAGCGAAGAGCTGACAGATCGTGCTCTGCAGTTTGGGCTCGTCCTTGACGACATTTCTCTTGTAAGTGTGTGCCTTAGTTGCATCCTTACAAAGAAATTTCATAATTAAAAAGTTCAGGAGTATTTTCTAGAAACTTCTTAACACTGTAATAATTATCACCAGAGGATTAATGCAACACAGGTCACTTCTTAGTTTGTATTTATGTCATGAATAGTTAAACATGCATTAATTTGTGTCGTTAAATGTGTATGTAGCAGTGCAGCAGATGGTGGGATATAGAATATCTTTTCACATCTTAACATGTACATCCAGGCTTCATAGCATGCAGAAACCAGTATTGACCAGATGTCAGAAAAGACAGCCATATTACACTTCAGACAAATAGTTAACCCATGAGAAAGCAACAGTGAATTTATGCTTTTAATCTGCCAGTTTATCATTCTGACCTGTTCCTTGGGCATAACCAAGCTGCATCCTTTGCCACATCAGCAAGTTTGCTCCTGTTGTTTTATCCCAGAGAGATTAAAATAGACATCAAACTTTTGAGTGGGCCACCAGGAAACATgctgtgtactttttttaaaatcacaatcTGATCCTATTTGTAAACTGGTGGGAAATAGAATGGCATAGTAGACAAGAGGGAGAGTGTCAGGACTGTCCCATGCATGTCCATGTGTATTTGAATTTGGGTGGATATGTGTACAGTGTAGTGCTGCAATCACACCCTTCTTGTGTACAGATTTATAAAACTTAAATCTTATCAGCTTCTTCGACTCTACCAGTAAGTCAAGGCTTTACAAAGTTCAGGAATGTGGTCAATGAGCATGTGAATTATTGTTCCCATATAAAAGAAATCATTAGTAAAACTAATCATTTTATAAAGAGCAACGTATCTTTGCCTTTGTATCATTATCATATGTTAATGCACCTAGGAAAGGCAAAAATACTTTGGTTGAAAATGAGATAACTCCAAAACACCAATTTTATCTGTTAGGAGTAGTGTTCGATGTATTCAGTAAGTTAGAGTGACGTCCTTCTCcgtcattttgttttgtccatgGATCTACCTAGAGTTTTAGCCTCTGGTATTGATTTGCGATATTTGTTGCACCGTTCACCTCTGTTATGAATTTTCACTGCTTGTGCTGTGGTTTCTTCCCATCAACACCTTCATTTTCTGATGGTGTCTGTGTCCTGTTTCATCTTGCTTTGGATTTTTGGCTCAACAAATAACAGGATTACGAGTTTTCTTTGatgacattttaactttttgggCATTGTGAACCATGTTGTTCTCCCCTTTATTTCCCTTTGAAGGATTGTGCATGTTGCTACATGTTGTGAAGTTAAGATTTTGGATCACTTCTCTTCAACGATAGCGTCTGGTGATTAGATACCTTTCTCATGATCCTGCCTCTTGCTCCGTGATGTTTCTGGTCTGCTGTCGTGTTCGCTTCGCTTGTTCCAGGATTGTATTGTTTTAACTGTTGCCCTAAAACTTTGACAAGGCTGAATTTGCAAAGAACTTTTAGAACTATTATTTTCTTACACGTTTGTGTATTTATGGAGATGCCATCCTAAAAAGGTGTGCTCACATGTCTATATGTAAAAcaccttgagtctggctgatgctggaaaagggtgatatacaaatgtgctatttattatgTCCTTAGGAAGTGTTCATCCTTTAGCGTTAAATATGCTTATagtgttttggggtttttttctggaaatgattttgaaaattGCTGTGCATACTTTAATTTTGGTATGAACTGATAACATTTGATGTGATTTCTTTGTATTCTTTGACAGACACATCTGTCATTTGGCCGAGAGTTTACAGAGGCTGTTGAGATGAAACAGGTAGCTCAACAAGAGGCAGAAAGAGCACGCTTTGTTGTGGAGAAGGTGGGCATTGTTAATAAGTTCATGTGACATAATCAGTTCATTTGTGGAAAAGGTATGCGTTGTTGATAAGTTCATAGAGCATTAATAATAGGCTCATGGAGCAGCTCATTAACCACATATGTGACTTAACCTAcaacttcccttttctgttaaTGATTTGGATAGTTATTAGATATTTCATGCTTTCTCATTAGTGGCTGTTTTGTGTTCATACAGCATGTTATTTAAGCAAACATCCATTTTCTGGTATTTTCAGGCTGAACAGCAAAAGAAGGCTGCAGTTATTTCAGCAGAGGGTGACTCGATAGCAGCAGATTTACTGGCCAAGGCATTTGGAGAAGCAGGAGAGGGCTTGGTTGAACTGAGAAAGTTGGAAGCTGCAGAAGACATTGCCTATCAGCTGTCACGGTCTCGCAACGTTGTGTATCTGCCACAAGGACAGCAGACGCTCCTTTCTATTCCACAGTAAAACCTGTCCTGGCTTGagataacatttctttataaacatttctgtgCGAGGAAGATTCCTATACAATGCACTAACATCATTTGGCATTTTTCAAATATTCGACTCCTCTTGAATCACGAGTTTTCATCTGGCGTTAGAGTCTCACTCTATGTTTGGGAAactacatttttctgtttcacaatCAAAATTTTGTAGCATGTTTATACTAAAAATAATGCTAATCTTGATTGCCAACAGAACCTGAGTCTAGGTGTATCAGTTGAATTCtttaatttacataaatcataaagtgtgcatgtgttcaCAGTTTAAGACAGCAGATCTAAAATGTTCAATGTTAGAAAATGCTAAGACATGTTTTCAgtgggagaattttttttttaagtgtgcaTACAAGTTGAGAGTGCTTTGGTTACGTGACAGTGTCATCATGAGAATTTACAAGACTGCTTTATGAACATCAATGAGTATAATTTAGAGTGTGCAAGTAAAATGTGCTAATAAATGAACTAAACATTCAGTtttgatgcttttattttttgcaatgcTTTTCACTCACATTCACTTTCACACTTACACCTTTAAATGTCCCATGCCAAAACTATTCATTTGCCACCAACTGGTTTCTTCCATTCAGCCACAGTCCAAAAATCTCTCTTTAAAATGGATTTAAAGTCTGCCTGTAGGTCTGTGCCAAAGAACTGAAACGCAAATGTCTGACAGATGTCCACTGCAGGCCTGTTCTTTGCTAGTATCTGAACTTTTGCTAGCTGCCATTCTgcaatttcaaaataaacatttccttAATTTAAgctcaaaaatagaaaatacagcTTACAAACTTTCAAAGTAAATGTGTACCAAAAGCTGAAGATCTGGATAAACActtcacataaaacaaaaacactacaCCActttttttgctgattttcttcttttggctTATCGCAGCTTTTCTATCAATGAGttgtcccttgaccggcacctgtcaCTGTGGTTAGCACATAAatagacacagcagctgacagggcaAGGCAATTACCTAATCTGggcaatagtgagcaggtccgGTACTggacaaccagtccagtctttgacgttccgaagccagttcttcctctaaCCGCCACAATGTCGATTACCCTCCAAGATGCCTTGAAGGAAAGTCTTAGACaaggtcacatggccaaagaagacctgCTTACATTGCCTGACTGTTGAAAGCAAAGGTTTGTGGTGTCCTACTAGTGCGGCAATTTTGTTTCATACAGtcattggttctatgttctctgtatgagatccagagcTTTTCTACACTTACCAACTAAAATTGTCAGAAATACCTAGCTACTACACgctaacatacaaaaaaaaaaaacccaaggtttttaaatctttcttaaaatctaataatataattattgaagatataaaaaaacaagatcTTAAGCACAAGGCCCTTGATCTATTTCCTACCTGTTTCACATCTCTTTCCTTCTCCAGATCACATTTCCTCTTCATCGTCTTCtggtttatttgtctttttactgGCATCTTGCTTTTGCCTTGTCAGCATGTCTTCCAGAAACAATGTCAGCTGATCTTTGTAGCTGTAGCCTTCCTCTTCgctgtcttcctcttcctcctcttcttcctctgaaAGCAGATTTACTAGTCTGTTAACATACTAGAACATTTGattgacaatgaccaacttactttatttgtcccagtgggtaATTTGATAttcaacatgtttgtttttatgttgatatattgtaaaatattgctttttatgtgttatgtatctgtaaatgttttaaaaaaaacccttaaaaaataatgtcagaGAGAtacgaaaaaaattaacttaccATTTCGAGAGTAGCCTACAGCAAGATCCAATACTTCAGAACCTCTGTTTTCAAATTGTTCCATGACTGGCTAAAATGTCAGAAAGTTTAACAATGATGTTAAGGTTTGCATACACAGTAATCAAGTGCTAGGTACAGTTCTGCAAGTTTATGTGGCTAACTCCTTCTGCTTGTATTTATAGTCATTGCCAGGTAATGTACACTTTACTTACTTTtctgtgaaacaaaataaaaaatagaaaagacttcacattttttttttacagattacCTGCAGTAACACTAGTCCTGCTAAAACCAACAACAAGCAATTGACAGAATGTCACAAAAGTTTCAAATGGTGACCAAATCAGTGCTTGTATGTTCTCTACATTGCTGGTCtctaaaaagcaaaacatcagCAAATTCATTCCAACAGTTGCAACATATTAAAATTGCACCAAAGTGAATAAAAGAGGTGGCATTAGTCAGCTGACACAAAGTACACCTATAAAATTAGGCTATCAGTCAAAAATGCCTGGCAGTGCAATGGTTAAAATACTCGcttgtcaccaaaacagtgagaaggtctgggttcagatctcatcttgggacACTCAGGCCTGGGCATTGGGGGTTTTCTCTGGTTTCTTACCCCATCTCTGCCAACAGTGAAATCACCTTAAGGTGGAAACACTTCACTACTAATTCAACCATTTATCAATCTGACCTCTCATGGGTTGATTTATCCACAACGCTGAGCAAATTCATCCACAGCCTGAAGTCAATATGACCACTGGCCTCAGTTGATTTGACCACCAAGTACAGAAATTACTATTCAGTGTAATGAtacatgttgtttgttgtatgaAATGCACTTGAGTAATTAAGAAGGCCATGTGTACAAGTTTTAGGGAGACAGCCGTATGTGAACAGTGAGTCATCAAGCAAGAACAACGGCATGTGACGAAGCCACTAGAATAATGCCTGTCACCAAAGGACAGGTGTGACCTTCAGCTAGAGcagagattctcaaccttttttGCAACTGTACTCCCAAACGGTGAAAGTATGTCCGCATGTACCCCTCGTgcataaaagtacttattttcataagGGCATGTCATGTGTGCTTGTTTATGTCACTGTGTGCCCCTGCATAACCCTTGCCTTACCCCTAGGGGTATGCGTATCACCAGTTGAGAACTGCAGAGCTACAGAAAACTGGACTTACcactttaaataaaagcattcaGCATTTAAAGCGTGAAAACTGTGATTTATATTGACTTGGATATATTTTCTCTTACATACCCCCTGAAATAAGTGAATTTCGTCCTTAGTTGAAGCAcatatatctgtgtatgtggGAATCTACATGTGAGTCAACCAAGGacaaaattcacttattttgtGGCTGaatattaatgatgatgatgataataatgatgatttggTCAAATTGACTATAGGCAGTGGTCAAATTGACTATGGGTTTGGTCATAGTCGAATCAACTTATACTATGTGGACGAATCAATTGATGGTCAAAACTACTGGTTCCCTAAAATTACcttgttgcttgtttgttgtgcCACAGTAGAATCATGTTTGTTGTCCTTTTCATGCTGTAGTCTTAAAAGATTCGACAGAGCAAGTTCTTCAACCTGACAAAAATTTGAAGAATAAATTTTCCATATCATTCTGCAATATGGTTTCACTTAGGACTTCTACATtttcatataataaattatatgttTATGATTGAAAAAGGTCTGCCTTAGATCTGCTGCATGTACAAATAAATTCCAACATTCACAAATATCAATGTGTTACTTTGATTCTAaagcataatttaaaaaatcagaatcacattttttttctcaatcaGAACAAACAAAGTGCAATGTCAGGCTTTCTGGCACATTATAAGAATTAATGCAAGATTTGGTGTTATTCCACATTCAACTAAAAGTTAATGCAGTGTTGATACTAAGGCC contains:
- the LOC112570619 gene encoding prohibitin-like is translated as MAQRIFGALGKLGIGIAVVGGVVQTALYNVDGGHRAVIFDRFRGVQEEVVGEGTHFLIPWVQKPIIFDCRSRPRNIPVITGSKDLQNVNITLRILFRPQVPVLPKIYTNLGIDYDERVLPSITNEVLKAVVAQFDASELITQREMVSQKVSEELTDRALQFGLVLDDISLTHLSFGREFTEAVEMKQVAQQEAERARFVVEKAEQQKKAAVISAEGDSIAADLLAKAFGEAGEGLVELRKLEAAEDIAYQLSRSRNVVYLPQGQQTLLSIPQ
- the LOC112570628 gene encoding snRNA-activating protein complex subunit 5-like, with protein sequence MSRHRELETLKKQEATLIQLQMAFSDQLNRLKVEELALSNLLRLQHEKDNKHDSTVAQQTSNKPVMEQFENRGSEVLDLAVGYSRNEEEEEEEEDSEEEGYSYKDQLTLFLEDMLTRQKQDASKKTNKPEDDEEEM